Proteins encoded by one window of Dokdonella sp.:
- a CDS encoding potassium transporter Kup yields the protein MSHATNTNGLHGKRLLALCFGVVGVVYGDIGTSPLYAFREAFGQHGVEVGRQNVLGVLSLIFWSLILVVSVKYATFILRADNKGEGGIMALMALAQRGVASARVRWLLMVVGLFGAALFFGDGVITPAISVLSAVEGLEVVAPKLHSWVVPLTVLILLGVFAIQKHGAGRVGPLFAPITLVWFLSLGALGLYGIAREPHVLAALNPQHAVLFFVDNGKFAFFAMGAVVLAITGAEALYSDMGHFGRKPIRLVWFFLVLPCLMLNYLGQGALVLADPAKAANPFYLLVPEGLLIPMIVLATMATVVASQAVISGAFSMARQAVQLGYLPRMQVMHTSKETIGQIYLPWINRILLVLTIAAVLGFRSSENLVAAYGLAVVGTMLMNTILVVVVARRIWRWSRLRVLVVGCLFLGIDLVLLAAVADKIEYGGWFPLALGLGVFTIMATWRRGKELVMREMRRAGLALEPFISSIAMHPPLRVPGTAVFLTANRDGVPHALLHNLKHNKVLHERNVILNVEVLDEPAADPGRRIAVSPLADGFYLVVVRYGFAEDPDLPKALAGVTQCGLPFDMMDTTFFLSRESIVATDRPGMMLWRDRLFTILARNAHSATAFFRIPGNRLIELGTQVEI from the coding sequence ATGAGCCACGCCACGAACACGAACGGCCTCCACGGCAAGCGCCTGCTCGCGCTGTGCTTCGGCGTGGTCGGCGTGGTCTATGGCGACATCGGCACGAGTCCGCTGTATGCGTTTCGCGAGGCCTTCGGCCAGCATGGCGTCGAAGTCGGCCGCCAGAACGTGCTCGGCGTGCTCTCGCTGATCTTCTGGTCGTTGATCCTGGTGGTGTCGGTCAAGTACGCCACGTTCATCCTGCGCGCCGACAACAAGGGCGAGGGCGGCATCATGGCGCTGATGGCGCTGGCCCAGCGTGGCGTTGCCAGTGCGCGCGTGCGCTGGCTACTGATGGTGGTCGGCCTGTTCGGCGCGGCGCTGTTCTTCGGTGATGGCGTGATCACCCCGGCGATCTCGGTGCTGTCGGCGGTCGAGGGCCTGGAGGTCGTCGCGCCGAAGCTGCACAGCTGGGTGGTGCCGCTGACCGTGCTGATCCTGCTCGGCGTGTTCGCCATCCAGAAGCACGGCGCCGGACGCGTCGGTCCGCTGTTCGCGCCGATCACCCTGGTCTGGTTCCTCAGCCTCGGCGCGCTCGGCCTGTATGGCATCGCGCGAGAACCGCATGTGCTTGCGGCGCTGAACCCGCAGCACGCGGTGCTGTTCTTCGTCGACAACGGCAAGTTCGCCTTTTTTGCCATGGGCGCGGTCGTGCTCGCCATCACCGGCGCCGAGGCGCTGTATTCGGACATGGGCCACTTCGGGCGCAAGCCGATCCGCCTGGTCTGGTTCTTCCTGGTGCTGCCCTGCCTGATGCTTAACTACCTCGGCCAGGGCGCGCTGGTGCTGGCCGACCCGGCCAAGGCGGCGAATCCGTTCTACCTGCTCGTGCCCGAGGGCCTGCTGATCCCGATGATCGTGCTGGCAACGATGGCGACCGTGGTTGCCTCGCAGGCGGTGATTTCCGGTGCATTTTCGATGGCGCGCCAGGCCGTGCAGCTCGGCTACCTGCCGCGCATGCAGGTCATGCATACCTCGAAGGAGACGATCGGCCAGATCTACCTGCCGTGGATCAACCGCATCCTGCTCGTGCTGACCATTGCCGCCGTGCTCGGCTTCCGTTCCTCGGAAAATCTGGTCGCCGCCTACGGCCTCGCCGTGGTCGGCACGATGCTGATGAACACGATCCTCGTCGTCGTCGTCGCGCGGCGCATCTGGCGCTGGAGCCGCCTGCGCGTGCTCGTGGTCGGCTGCCTGTTCCTTGGCATCGACCTCGTGCTGCTCGCTGCGGTGGCGGACAAGATCGAGTACGGCGGCTGGTTCCCGCTCGCCCTCGGCCTCGGCGTGTTCACGATCATGGCGACCTGGCGGCGCGGCAAGGAACTGGTCATGCGCGAGATGCGCCGTGCCGGCCTCGCCCTCGAACCGTTCATCAGCTCGATCGCCATGCATCCGCCGCTGCGCGTGCCGGGGACGGCAGTGTTCCTCACCGCCAACCGCGATGGCGTGCCACACGCGCTGCTGCACAACCTCAAGCACAACAAGGTGCTGCATGAGCGCAACGTGATCCTCAACGTCGAGGTGCTCGATGAGCCGGCAGCTGACCCTGGTCGGCGCATTGCGGTGTCGCCACTGGCCGATGGCTTCTATCTCGTGGTCGTGCGCTACGGCTTTGCCGAGGATCCGGACTTGCCGAAGGCGCTGGCCGGGGTGACCCAGTGTGGTTTGCCGTTCGACATGATGGATACCACGTTCTTCCTCAGCCGTGAGAGCATCGTCGCCACCGACCGCCCCGGCATGATGCTCTGGCGCGACCGCCTGTTCACCATTCTCGCCCGCAATGCGCATTCGGCGACGGCGTTCTTCCGCATCCCGGGCAACCGGTTGATCGAGCTCGGTACACAGGTGGAGATCTGA